One genomic window of Glycine max cultivar Williams 82 chromosome 16, Glycine_max_v4.0, whole genome shotgun sequence includes the following:
- the LOC100802138 gene encoding chlorophyll a-b binding protein 7, chloroplastic: MASSCASSAIAAVAISTPSSQKNGSLLGSTKASFLSGRKLKVNNFTAPVGARSSTTVCAVAEPDRPLWFPGSTPPPWLDGSLPGDFGFDPLGLASDPESLRWNVQAELVHCRWAMLGAAGIFIPEFLTKIGILNTPSWYTAGELEYFTDTTTLFIVELFFIGWAEGRRWADIIKPGCVNTDPIFPNNKLTGTDVGYPGGLWFDPLGWGSGSPEKIKELRTKEIKNGRLAMLAVMGAWFQHIYTGTGPIDNLFAHLADPGHATIFAAFTPK, encoded by the exons ATGGCTTCCTCGTGTGCTTCCTCTGCCATTGCAGCTGTTGCCATCTCCACACCAAG TTCCCAGAAGAATGGATCACTCTTGGGAAGCACAAAAGCTTCTTTTCTTAGTGGGAGGAAACTGAAGGTGAACAACTTTACAGCACCAGTTGGAGCACGATCCAGCACTACAGTTTGCGCAGTTGCTGAGCCTGATAGGCCTCTGTGGTTCCCAGGCAGCACCCCTCCTCCATGGCTAGATGGCAGTTTGCCAGGAGATTTTGGCTTTGATCCTCTAGGTCTTG CATCTGATCCTGAGAGCCTGAGATGGAATGTCCAAGCAGAGCTTGTGCACTGCAGATGGGCCATGTTGGGAGCTGCTGGCATTTTCATCCCAGAATTCCTCACAAAGATTGGTATCCTGAACACCCCTTCATGGTACACTGCTGGAGAGTTGGAGTACTTCACAGACACCACCACACTCTTCATAGTTGAGCTCTTTTTCATCGGTTGGGCCGAGGGTAGAAGGTGGGCTGACATCATCAAGCCAGGCTGTGTCAACACTGACCCCATCTTTCCCAACAACAAGCTCACAGGAACTGATGTTGGGTACCCAGGTGGGCTTTGGTTTGACCCACTTGGCTGGGGAAGTGGTTCTCCTGAGAAGATCAAGGAGTTGAGAACAAAGGAGATCAAGAATGGGAGGTTGGCCATGTTGGCTGTGATGGGGGCATGGTTCCAGCACATTTACACTGGCACTGGTCCTATTGACAACCTCTTTGCTCACCTTGCAGATCCTGGCCATGCTACTATTTTTGCT GCTTTCACTCCCAAGTGA
- the LOC100794167 gene encoding Probable inactive purple acid phosphatase 29-like, with the protein MVSSKRNVFGTKGEMGIDFMVLVLSVSWFCLTSICVSATKQAYPPTPQPNQNLRFDQNGEFKILQVADMHYANGKTTPCLDVLPSQNFSCSDLNTTVFLNRMIKAEKPNLIVFTGDNIFGFDSSDSAKSLDAAFAPAIASNIPWVAVLGNHDQEGTLSRAGVMNHIVGMKNTLSKFNPPEVHIIDGFGNYNLDVGGVQGTDFENKSVLNLYFLDSGDYSQVSTIFGYDWIKPSQQLWFQRTSAKLKKAYISKPVPQKDAAPGLAYFHIPLPEYASFDSSNMTGVKQEPDGNGISSPSVNSGFFTTLLAAGDVKAVFTGHDHINDFCGNLMNIQLCYGGGFGYHAYGKAGWPRRARVVVASLEKTGKGSWGDVKSIKTWKRLDDQHLTGIDGEVLWSKSTGGNQG; encoded by the exons ATGGTCTCAAGTAAAAGAAATGTTTTTGGCACCAAGGGGGAAatgggtatagatttcatggttTTGGTGTTATCAGTGTCATGGTTTTGTTTGACTAGTATATGTGTCTCTGCTACAAAACAAGCATACCCGCCAACACCACAACCGAACCAGAACTTAAGGTTTGACCAAAATGGAGAATTCAAGATATTGCAGGTGGCAGATATGCACTATGCAAATGGCAAGACCACACCTTGCTTGGATGTGCTTCCTTCCCAGAATTTCTCTTGCTCTGACCTCAACACCACTGTCTTTCTTAACAGAATGATCAAAGCTGAGAAGCCTAATCTTATTGTCTTCACTG GAGATAATATATTTGGGTTTGATTCCTCGGATTCAGCTAAATCATTGGATGCTGCATTTGCTCCTGCAATTGCATCAAACATTCCTTGGGTGGCTGTTTTGGGGAACCATGACCAGGAAGGAACCCTCTCTAGGGCAGGGGTGATGAACCATATTGTTGGGATGAAAAACACCTTATCTAAATTCAATCCTCCAGAAGTTCATATAATTGATGGTTTTGGGAACTATAACTTGGATGTTGGAGGAGTACAAGGcactgattttgaaaataaatcagTGCTCAACCTGTACTTTCTCGATAGTGGAGATTATTCCCAAGTTTCTACTATTTTTGGTTATGATTGGATCAAGCCCTCCCAACAGCTTTGGTTCCAACGAACATCTGCAAAGCTTAAG AAAGCATACATAAGTAAACCAGTGCCTCAGAAAGATGCTGCTCCTGGTCTTGCATATTTCCACATCCCTCTGCCAGAATATGCTAGTTTTGACTCATCAAACATGACTGGTGTGAAACAGGAACCGGATGGCAATGGCATTAGCTCTCCTTCTGTGAACTCCGGCTTCTTCACAACCTTACTTGCAGCAGGAGATGTGAAGGCAGTTTTCACTGGCCATGATCACATCAATGACTTCTGCGGCAATCTAATGAATATACAACTTTGTTATGGTGGGGGATTTGGATACCATGCGTATGGAAAGGCAGGGTGGCCTAGGAGAGCAAGGGTGGTGGTAGCTAGCTTGGAGAAAACGGGGAAAGGAAGTTGGGGAGATGTCAAGTCAATTAAAACATGGAAACGCCTTGATGATCAACATCTTACTGGAATTGATGGTGAGGTCCTGTGGAGCAAGAGCACTGGTG GTAACcaaggataa